The following coding sequences are from one Oryzisolibacter sp. LB2S window:
- the rimO gene encoding 30S ribosomal protein S12 methylthiotransferase RimO: MSDALSPTKTPKIGFVSLGCPKNLTDSELILTQLSAEGYETSKTFQGADLVIVNTCGFIDDAVRESLDTIGEALADNGKVIVTGCLGARADDGGGNLVKGVHPNVLAVTGPHAAQEVMEHVHQHLPKPHDPFLDLVPGSFGDAGIKLTPRHYAYLKISEGCNHRCTFCIIPSMRGDLVSRPVGDVLKEARALFEGGVKELLVVSQDTSAYGVDVKYRTGFWDGKPVRTRLLELVQTLGEIAKGYGAWVRLHYVYPYPSVDDIIPLMQDGLVLPYLDVPFQHSHPDVLKRMKRPASGEKNLERIQRWREMCPELVIRSTFIAGFPGETEEEFAHLLDFLREAQIDRAGCFAYSNVKGAAANDLPGMLPQELREERRARFMAVAEEVSTARLQRRVGQTLQVLVDKSVGLGKKGGVGRSWADAPEIDGLVHLLPPEKISKTYKVGDFVKARIVGTQGHDLVGLPV; the protein is encoded by the coding sequence ATGAGCGATGCACTCTCCCCCACGAAAACCCCGAAGATCGGCTTCGTCAGCCTGGGCTGCCCCAAGAACCTGACGGACTCCGAACTCATACTCACGCAGCTCTCGGCCGAGGGCTACGAGACCTCCAAGACCTTCCAGGGCGCGGACCTGGTCATCGTCAACACCTGCGGCTTCATCGACGACGCCGTGCGCGAGAGCCTGGACACCATTGGCGAGGCGCTGGCCGACAACGGCAAGGTCATCGTCACCGGCTGCCTGGGTGCGCGTGCCGATGACGGCGGTGGCAACCTCGTCAAGGGCGTGCACCCCAATGTGCTCGCCGTCACCGGCCCGCATGCCGCGCAGGAGGTCATGGAGCATGTGCACCAGCACCTGCCCAAGCCGCACGACCCCTTCCTGGACCTGGTGCCCGGCAGCTTTGGCGATGCCGGCATCAAGCTCACGCCGCGCCACTATGCCTACCTGAAGATCAGCGAGGGCTGCAACCATCGCTGCACGTTCTGCATCATCCCGTCGATGCGCGGCGACCTGGTCTCGCGCCCCGTGGGCGACGTGCTCAAGGAGGCGCGCGCGCTGTTCGAGGGCGGCGTCAAGGAGCTCTTGGTCGTGAGCCAGGACACCTCGGCCTACGGCGTGGACGTGAAGTACCGCACCGGCTTCTGGGACGGCAAGCCCGTGCGCACGCGCCTGCTCGAGCTGGTCCAGACCCTGGGCGAGATCGCCAAGGGCTACGGCGCCTGGGTGCGCCTGCACTATGTCTACCCCTATCCGAGCGTGGACGACATCATCCCGCTGATGCAGGATGGCCTGGTGCTGCCCTATCTGGACGTGCCCTTCCAGCACAGCCACCCCGATGTTCTGAAGCGCATGAAGCGCCCGGCCAGCGGCGAGAAGAACCTCGAGCGCATCCAGCGCTGGCGCGAGATGTGCCCCGAGCTCGTGATTCGCAGCACCTTCATCGCGGGCTTCCCCGGCGAGACCGAGGAGGAGTTTGCCCACTTGCTGGACTTCCTGCGCGAGGCCCAGATCGACCGCGCCGGCTGCTTTGCCTACAGCAATGTCAAGGGCGCGGCCGCCAACGATCTGCCCGGCATGCTGCCCCAGGAGCTGCGCGAGGAGCGCCGCGCGCGCTTCATGGCCGTGGCAGAGGAAGTCTCCACCGCGCGCCTGCAGCGACGCGTGGGCCAGACCCTGCAGGTGCTGGTCGACAAGTCCGTAGGCCTGGGCAAGAAGGGCGGCGTGGGCCGCAGCTGGGCCGATGCGCCCGAGATTGACGGCCTTGTGCACCTGCTGCCGCCCGAGAAAATCAGCAAGACCTACAAGGTGGGCGACTTCGTCAAGGCGCGCATCGTGGGCACCCAGGGCCATGACCTGGTCGGCCTGCCGGTGTGA
- the phaR gene encoding polyhydroxyalkanoate synthesis repressor PhaR, producing MTDTNPTPEAKSAQRVIKKYPNRRLYDTSTSTYVTLAEVKQLVMNGESVVVRDAKSGEDLTRSILLQIILEEEAGGAPMFSEAALANIIRFYGHAMQGFMGSYLEKNVQMFTEMQAKLAEQTQGFTPEMWSQFMNLQSPMMKGLMGNYMEQSQTMYQQMQEQMQKQTEQMLGAFGIKKR from the coding sequence GTGACCGACACCAATCCCACGCCGGAAGCCAAGAGCGCGCAGCGCGTCATCAAGAAATACCCCAATCGCCGCCTGTACGACACTTCCACGTCGACCTATGTCACGCTGGCCGAGGTCAAGCAGCTGGTCATGAACGGCGAGTCGGTCGTCGTGCGCGATGCCAAGAGCGGCGAGGACCTCACGCGCAGCATCCTGCTGCAGATCATCCTGGAGGAGGAGGCCGGCGGCGCGCCCATGTTCAGCGAGGCGGCGCTGGCCAACATCATCCGCTTCTACGGCCACGCCATGCAGGGCTTCATGGGCAGCTACCTTGAGAAGAACGTGCAGATGTTCACCGAGATGCAGGCCAAGCTGGCCGAGCAGACCCAGGGCTTCACGCCCGAGATGTGGTCGCAGTTCATGAACCTGCAGTCACCCATGATGAAGGGGCTGATGGGCAACTACATGGAGCAGTCGCAAACCATGTACCAGCAGATGCAGGAGCAGATGCAGAAGCAGACCGAGCAGATGCTGGGTGCGTTCGGCATCAAGAAGCGCTGA
- a CDS encoding O-succinylhomoserine sulfhydrylase — protein MNDHSLPPGLHPDTLAVRQAVERSQWGEHSEALYLTSSFVQSDCATAAERFANAELGYTYTRTANPTVASFEQRLAAMEGTECAVAASTGMAAILLVALTALKAGDHVVASQSMFGSTMKLLGTEMARFGVETTFVSQTDSAAWKAAVRPNTRMLFAETPTNPLTDLCDIAQLADIAHNHGALLTVDNSFASPVLQRPAEFGADLIVHSGTKLIDGQGRVMAGAVCGTTALVDKVMGTFLRSGGLNLSPFNAWVVLKGLETLALRVKAESAAALELARWLEGHPKVARVYYPGLESHPQHQLAMRQQSGMGGTVLAFDVVGQGAEQLRANAFHVVDSTRLCSITANLGDVKTTITHPASTSHGRLTEEQRQAAGIGQGLIRISVGLEHLNDLKADLLRGLDTLQ, from the coding sequence GTGAACGATCATTCCTTGCCGCCGGGCCTGCATCCGGACACTCTTGCCGTGCGCCAGGCCGTCGAGCGCAGCCAATGGGGCGAGCACAGCGAGGCCCTGTACCTGACGAGCAGCTTCGTGCAGAGCGACTGCGCCACGGCCGCCGAGCGCTTTGCCAACGCCGAGCTCGGCTACACCTACACCCGCACCGCCAACCCGACGGTGGCGAGCTTCGAGCAGCGCCTGGCGGCCATGGAGGGCACGGAATGCGCCGTGGCCGCCAGCACCGGCATGGCGGCCATCCTGCTCGTGGCGCTGACGGCGCTCAAGGCCGGTGACCATGTGGTGGCCTCGCAGTCCATGTTCGGCTCCACCATGAAGCTGCTGGGCACCGAGATGGCGCGCTTTGGCGTCGAGACCACCTTTGTGTCCCAGACCGACTCTGCCGCCTGGAAGGCGGCCGTGCGCCCGAACACGCGCATGCTGTTTGCCGAGACGCCGACCAATCCGCTGACCGACCTGTGCGACATCGCCCAGCTCGCCGACATCGCGCACAACCACGGCGCGCTGCTGACGGTGGACAACAGCTTCGCCTCGCCCGTGTTGCAGCGCCCCGCGGAGTTTGGTGCCGACCTCATCGTGCACTCGGGCACCAAGCTCATCGACGGCCAGGGCCGTGTCATGGCCGGCGCCGTGTGCGGCACGACGGCGCTGGTCGACAAGGTCATGGGCACCTTTCTGCGCAGCGGCGGCCTCAACCTCTCGCCGTTCAACGCCTGGGTGGTCTTGAAGGGCCTGGAGACGCTGGCGCTGCGCGTCAAGGCCGAGAGCGCCGCCGCGCTGGAGCTGGCGCGCTGGCTCGAAGGCCACCCCAAGGTCGCGCGCGTGTACTACCCCGGCCTGGAAAGCCACCCGCAGCACCAGCTCGCCATGCGCCAGCAGTCGGGCATGGGCGGCACGGTGCTGGCGTTTGACGTGGTGGGCCAGGGCGCCGAGCAGCTGCGCGCCAACGCCTTCCATGTGGTCGACAGCACGCGCCTGTGCTCTATCACCGCCAACCTGGGCGACGTCAAGACCACCATCACCCACCCGGCCAGTACCTCGCATGGGCGTCTGACCGAGGAGCAGCGCCAGGCCGCCGGCATTGGCCAGGGCCTGATTCGCATCTCGGTGGGCCTGGAACATCTGAACGATCTGAAGGCCGACCTGCTGCGCGGCCTGGACACCCTGCAATGA
- the folC gene encoding bifunctional tetrahydrofolate synthase/dihydrofolate synthase translates to MHTFPQTLEGWLAHCEQLHPQNIDMGLARVGEVARRLALRFDCPVITVAGTNGKGSTCALIESVARQAGYRTGVYSSPHLVRFEERCRIQGDVVDGASLVAHFEAVERARTEGGAEVSLTYFEFTTLAILRLMSQARLDVAILEVGLGGRLDATNIIDADCAVITSVDVDHVEYLGPDRETIGREKAGIMRTGRPVVVSDPMPPQSVIDHAREIGAELWRFGQDFNYSGDKQQWAWAGRGRRYAGLAYPALRGANQLINASGALAALEALRSRLPVTAQAVRLGLAQVELPGRFQVVAGQPTLVLDVAHNPHSVAALTANLDAMAYFPATHAVFGAMADKDLKPMLARIGPLVDHWYFTDLPTPRAETAASLQRQWNALQMVAGGRRQVGTSLHASPEDALRAAMAAADPADRIVVFGSFYTVGGVLKDGVPRLQAKHLSA, encoded by the coding sequence ATGCATACATTCCCCCAGACATTGGAAGGCTGGCTGGCGCACTGCGAGCAGCTGCACCCCCAGAACATCGACATGGGCCTGGCCCGCGTGGGCGAGGTGGCCCGCCGGCTGGCGCTGCGCTTTGACTGCCCGGTGATCACCGTGGCGGGCACCAATGGCAAGGGTTCGACCTGCGCGCTCATCGAATCCGTGGCGCGCCAGGCAGGCTACCGCACGGGTGTGTATTCCTCGCCGCACCTGGTGCGCTTCGAGGAGCGCTGCCGCATCCAGGGCGACGTCGTCGACGGCGCATCGCTGGTCGCGCATTTCGAGGCCGTCGAGCGCGCGCGCACCGAGGGCGGCGCCGAGGTGTCGCTGACCTACTTCGAGTTCACCACGCTCGCCATCCTGCGCCTGATGAGCCAGGCGCGGCTCGATGTGGCGATTCTCGAGGTCGGCCTGGGCGGGCGGCTCGACGCCACCAACATCATCGACGCGGACTGCGCCGTCATCACCAGCGTGGATGTCGACCATGTGGAGTATCTCGGCCCCGACCGCGAGACCATAGGCCGCGAGAAGGCCGGCATCATGCGCACCGGGCGCCCGGTTGTGGTCAGCGACCCCATGCCGCCGCAGAGCGTGATCGACCATGCGCGCGAGATCGGCGCCGAGCTGTGGCGCTTCGGCCAGGACTTCAACTACTCGGGCGACAAGCAGCAATGGGCCTGGGCCGGGCGCGGGCGGCGCTACGCGGGCCTGGCCTATCCGGCGCTGCGCGGGGCGAACCAGCTGATCAACGCCTCGGGCGCGCTGGCCGCGCTCGAGGCGCTGCGCAGCCGCCTGCCCGTCACGGCCCAGGCCGTGCGCCTGGGCCTGGCGCAGGTGGAGCTGCCCGGGCGCTTTCAGGTGGTGGCGGGCCAGCCCACGCTGGTGCTGGATGTGGCGCACAACCCGCATTCGGTCGCGGCGCTCACGGCCAATCTGGACGCCATGGCCTACTTTCCGGCCACGCACGCGGTGTTCGGCGCCATGGCCGACAAGGATCTCAAGCCCATGCTGGCCCGGATAGGGCCGCTGGTCGACCATTGGTACTTCACTGACCTGCCCACGCCGCGCGCCGAGACGGCCGCGAGCCTGCAACGCCAGTGGAACGCCCTGCAGATGGTCGCAGGCGGGCGCCGCCAGGTCGGCACCAGCCTGCATGCCAGCCCCGAGGATGCCTTGCGCGCCGCCATGGCCGCGGCGGACCCGGCTGATAGAATCGTGGTCTTTGGCTCGTTCTACACGGTGGGTGGTGTGCTCAAGGATGGAGTGCCCCGCCTGCAGGCCAAGCATCTGAGCGCATAA
- a CDS encoding SPOR domain-containing protein — translation MAFFKFRWPGSSEPKGDGSKSATRRSRAGAQAESIEEMRRRARHRLIGAAVLVLAGVVGFPLVFDTQPRPVAVNVAIDIPDRNKVPPLVLPPKDGAGAGQAAVAEPATAGLDDGEEVLSSAPRTEPAQSVQAQPQAQAQAQHKPAVEAKPEPKPEPRPEPKPEAKPKPEPKPEPKPEPKPEPKPAARPEASAESRPARVDDAARARALLEGRSVQARAESPAAAEQGRFIVQVGAFADADKVREVRQRLERSGLKTYTQVVDTKDGKRTRVRLGPFESRADADKAVGRVKAAGLSASVLTL, via the coding sequence ATGGCATTTTTCAAGTTTCGATGGCCCGGCAGCTCGGAGCCCAAGGGCGACGGCAGCAAGTCCGCCACCAGGCGCTCGCGCGCGGGCGCCCAGGCCGAAAGCATCGAGGAGATGCGCCGGCGTGCGCGCCATCGCCTGATCGGCGCGGCCGTGCTGGTGCTGGCCGGCGTGGTGGGCTTTCCGCTGGTGTTCGACACCCAGCCCAGGCCGGTTGCGGTCAATGTGGCCATCGACATTCCCGATCGCAACAAGGTGCCGCCGCTGGTCCTGCCGCCCAAGGATGGCGCCGGCGCGGGCCAGGCGGCCGTGGCCGAGCCGGCAACGGCCGGGCTCGACGACGGCGAGGAGGTGCTGAGCAGCGCGCCGCGGACGGAGCCGGCGCAGTCCGTCCAGGCACAGCCTCAGGCCCAGGCTCAGGCACAGCACAAGCCGGCCGTCGAGGCCAAACCCGAGCCCAAGCCCGAACCCAGGCCGGAGCCCAAGCCCGAGGCCAAGCCGAAGCCCGAGCCCAAGCCGGAACCGAAGCCTGAGCCCAAGCCAGAACCGAAGCCGGCTGCCAGGCCCGAGGCGTCCGCAGAGTCCAGGCCCGCGCGCGTCGACGACGCCGCGCGCGCACGCGCCCTGCTGGAGGGGCGCAGCGTGCAGGCGCGGGCCGAGAGCCCCGCGGCCGCGGAGCAGGGCCGCTTCATCGTGCAGGTGGGCGCATTTGCCGATGCCGACAAGGTGCGCGAGGTGCGCCAGCGGCTCGAGCGCTCCGGGCTCAAGACCTATACCCAGGTGGTGGACACCAAGGATGGCAAGCGCACGCGCGTGCGCCTGGGGCCGTTCGAGAGCCGCGCCGATGCCGACAAGGCGGTCGGGCGCGTGAAGGCGGCGGGGCTGTCGGCGTCGGTGCTGACGCTGTAG
- the gltX gene encoding glutamate--tRNA ligase, which yields MTQKVRTRFAPSPTGFIHLGNIRSALYPWAFARANGGDFILRIEDTDLERSTQASVDVILEGMAWLQLDHDEGPYYQMQRMDRYREVLERLKASGHVYPCYMSVQELDALRERQMANKEKPRYDGTWRPEPGKQLPPIPEGVQPVLRFKTPQTGVVAWDDKCKGRIEFQNSELDDLVIARPDGTPTYNFCVCVDDMDMGITHVIRGDDHVNNTPRQIHIFEALGAQVPVFAHLPTVLNEAGEKMSKRNGAKAVTQYRDEGYLPDAMVNYLARLGWSHGDDEIFSRAQFLEWFNLDHLGRSAGQFDEAKLRWVNAQHMKALDDAELARLVTPFAEKAGVPAAQLDERLPRICALFKDRCDTLVDLAAWVRLFYVDAIERNAEDLAKHVTEAAQPLLAAFAAAMQSVEWNKDAIAAALKQVLKEQGAKMPQLAMPVRVLTMGTAHTPSVDAVLELLGREKILARLQNH from the coding sequence ATGACACAGAAAGTACGTACCCGATTCGCTCCGTCCCCCACGGGCTTCATCCACCTGGGCAACATCCGCTCGGCGCTCTACCCCTGGGCCTTTGCCCGCGCCAACGGTGGCGACTTCATCCTGCGCATCGAAGACACGGATCTGGAGCGCTCCACCCAGGCCTCGGTCGACGTCATCCTGGAGGGCATGGCCTGGCTGCAGCTAGACCATGACGAGGGCCCGTACTACCAGATGCAGCGCATGGACCGCTACCGCGAGGTGCTCGAACGGCTCAAGGCCAGCGGCCATGTCTATCCCTGCTACATGAGCGTGCAGGAACTCGACGCGCTGCGCGAGCGCCAGATGGCCAACAAGGAAAAGCCGCGCTACGACGGCACCTGGCGCCCCGAGCCGGGCAAGCAGCTGCCGCCCATTCCCGAAGGCGTGCAGCCCGTGCTGCGCTTCAAGACGCCGCAAACCGGCGTGGTGGCCTGGGACGACAAGTGCAAGGGCCGCATCGAGTTTCAGAACAGCGAGCTCGACGACCTGGTCATCGCCCGCCCCGACGGCACGCCCACCTACAACTTCTGCGTCTGCGTGGACGACATGGACATGGGCATCACCCATGTTATCCGTGGCGACGACCATGTGAACAACACGCCGCGCCAGATCCATATCTTCGAGGCCCTGGGTGCGCAGGTGCCGGTGTTTGCCCACCTGCCCACCGTGCTCAACGAAGCCGGCGAGAAGATGAGCAAGAGAAACGGCGCCAAGGCCGTCACGCAGTACCGTGACGAGGGCTACCTGCCCGACGCCATGGTCAACTATCTCGCGCGCCTGGGCTGGAGCCATGGCGACGACGAGATCTTCTCGCGCGCGCAGTTCCTGGAATGGTTCAACCTCGACCACCTGGGGCGCAGCGCCGGTCAGTTCGACGAGGCCAAGCTGCGCTGGGTCAACGCCCAGCACATGAAGGCGCTGGACGATGCCGAACTGGCCCGCCTGGTCACGCCGTTCGCCGAAAAGGCGGGCGTGCCGGCAGCCCAGCTGGACGAGCGCCTGCCGCGCATCTGCGCGCTGTTCAAGGACCGCTGCGACACCCTGGTCGACCTGGCCGCCTGGGTGCGCCTGTTCTATGTGGACGCCATCGAGCGCAACGCCGAAGACCTGGCCAAGCATGTGACGGAAGCGGCCCAGCCGCTGCTCGCCGCCTTTGCTGCTGCCATGCAGAGCGTGGAATGGAACAAGGACGCGATCGCCGCGGCCCTCAAGCAGGTGCTCAAGGAGCAGGGCGCCAAGATGCCGCAGCTGGCCATGCCCGTGCGCGTGCTCACCATGGGCACGGCGCACACGCCATCGGTCGATGCGGTGCTGGAATTGCTTGGGCGCGAAAAAATTCTCGCGCGTTTGCAAAACCACTGA
- a CDS encoding FKBP-type peptidyl-prolyl cis-trans isomerase — protein MAFTTTASGLQYEDTVVGTGAAATRGQSVRVHYTGWLYKDGQQGAKFDSSRDRNDPFEFPLGAGMVIKGWDEGVQGMQIGGQRTLIIPPELGYGARGAGGVIPPNATLKFDVELLAVQG, from the coding sequence ATGGCCTTCACCACCACCGCCTCCGGCCTGCAGTATGAAGACACCGTCGTCGGCACGGGCGCCGCGGCCACGCGCGGCCAGTCCGTGCGCGTGCACTACACGGGCTGGCTCTACAAGGACGGCCAGCAGGGCGCCAAGTTCGACTCCAGCCGCGACCGCAACGACCCGTTCGAATTCCCCCTGGGCGCGGGCATGGTCATCAAGGGCTGGGACGAGGGCGTGCAGGGCATGCAGATCGGCGGCCAGCGCACGCTCATCATCCCGCCCGAACTGGGCTACGGCGCGCGCGGCGCGGGCGGCGTGATCCCGCCCAACGCCACGCTCAAGTTCGACGTGGAGCTGCTGGCCGTCCAGGGCTGA
- a CDS encoding glycine zipper 2TM domain-containing protein — protein sequence MRNIVVFALVTAATTGAAVTQAQEMGRVLSATPITQQVAVPQQVCGNETVYGGPRPTTGAGAVLGAIAGGAAGNAIGGGGGRAAATALGVIGGAVLGNQIEAGPSGYRNVQRCTTETYYESRVIGYDVVYEYAGRRHRTRTQSDPGEWIALSVQPAVPLMPSDDAQTYGNRYGSGYAQPGVVLGTQPGPPAYIVQPPPTIIEFSAPYGYPHRPYHPHRPPRPHYPYGGY from the coding sequence ATGAGAAACATCGTTGTCTTCGCCCTCGTGACCGCGGCCACCACGGGTGCCGCCGTCACACAGGCACAGGAGATGGGCCGCGTGCTGTCGGCCACGCCCATCACCCAGCAGGTGGCGGTGCCGCAGCAGGTCTGCGGCAATGAAACGGTGTACGGCGGCCCGCGCCCCACGACCGGCGCGGGTGCCGTGCTGGGCGCCATTGCCGGCGGCGCCGCGGGCAATGCCATCGGCGGGGGCGGCGGGCGCGCCGCGGCCACGGCCCTGGGCGTGATCGGCGGTGCCGTGCTGGGCAACCAGATCGAGGCCGGCCCCTCGGGCTACCGGAACGTGCAGCGCTGCACCACCGAGACCTATTACGAGAGCCGCGTGATCGGCTATGACGTGGTCTACGAATACGCCGGGCGTCGCCATCGCACGCGCACCCAGTCCGATCCGGGCGAGTGGATCGCCCTGTCGGTACAGCCCGCCGTGCCGCTCATGCCCTCCGACGACGCGCAGACCTATGGCAACCGCTACGGCAGCGGCTACGCGCAGCCCGGCGTGGTGCTGGGCACGCAGCCTGGCCCGCCCGCCTATATCGTGCAGCCGCCCCCGACCATCATCGAATTCAGCGCGCCCTACGGCTACCCACACCGTCCGTACCACCCGCACCGTCCGCCGCGCCCGCACTACCCCTACGGGGGCTATTGA
- a CDS encoding CvpA family protein — protein MAALDWIFLTVLAASLLIGAWRGLVFELFSLAGWVVAFFAAQWYADAAGAWLPMGQADAAWRHVAGFILVFVATVFAWGLLAWLAQKLVSAVGLRPADRALGALFGALRGLVLLLAVVLVVGWLQLQQAPWWQQSQAVPWLEAALKGLRPMLPAQLGQHLPA, from the coding sequence ATGGCGGCGCTGGACTGGATTTTTCTCACCGTGCTGGCGGCGTCCCTGCTGATCGGGGCGTGGCGCGGGCTGGTGTTCGAGCTGTTTTCGCTGGCCGGCTGGGTGGTGGCGTTTTTTGCCGCCCAGTGGTATGCCGATGCGGCGGGAGCGTGGCTGCCCATGGGGCAGGCCGATGCGGCGTGGCGCCATGTGGCGGGATTCATCCTGGTCTTCGTGGCCACGGTGTTCGCCTGGGGCCTGCTGGCCTGGCTGGCGCAGAAGCTGGTGTCGGCCGTGGGCCTGCGGCCTGCCGACCGCGCCCTGGGCGCCTTGTTCGGCGCGCTGCGTGGCCTGGTGCTCTTGCTGGCGGTGGTGCTGGTGGTGGGGTGGCTGCAGTTGCAGCAGGCGCCCTGGTGGCAGCAGTCGCAGGCCGTCCCCTGGCTGGAGGCCGCGCTCAAGGGCCTGCGGCCCATGTTGCCGGCGCAGCTGGGGCAGCATCTGCCGGCGTGA
- the purF gene encoding amidophosphoribosyltransferase, with amino-acid sequence MCGIVGVVSKTPVNQLIYDALLLLQHRGQDAAGIVTQEGRKFFMHKAKGMVRDVFRTRNMRALPGPVGLGQVRYPTAGNASSEEEAQPFYVNAPFGIVMVHNGNLTNAKQLRRELAETDHRHTNTESDSEVLLNVLAHELARASSGAPLQVDDVFAAVRAVHKRLKGSYAVVALIAGYGLLAFRDPFGIRPLCLGRGADGTVMVASESVALEGTLHQLERDVAPGEAVFVHLDGRIETRQCAEQPSLNPCVFEYVYLARPDSVMDGISVYQARLNMGETLAKRVVSTVPPSEIDAIIPIPESSRPSAMQLAQLLGIPYREGFVKNRYVGRTFIMPGQSTRKKSVRQKLNAIASEFKGKRVLLVDDSIVRGTTSKEIVQMARDAGAVKVYLASAAPPVRHPNVYGIDMPTRTELVAHNRTVEEIRQVIGADALIYQDVDAMKQTVGMINPKVHGFEASCFDGVYITGDISDEEVTALNEGRQRGGEDEAEDTSRLSLPNAQES; translated from the coding sequence ATGTGTGGAATCGTCGGCGTGGTCAGCAAGACCCCTGTCAATCAGCTGATCTATGACGCCTTGCTGCTGCTGCAGCACCGGGGGCAGGACGCCGCGGGCATTGTCACGCAGGAGGGGCGCAAGTTCTTCATGCACAAGGCCAAGGGCATGGTGCGCGACGTGTTCCGCACGCGCAACATGCGCGCGCTGCCGGGCCCGGTCGGCCTGGGCCAGGTGCGCTACCCCACGGCGGGCAATGCGTCGAGCGAGGAGGAGGCCCAGCCCTTCTACGTGAATGCGCCGTTCGGCATCGTCATGGTGCACAACGGCAATCTGACCAACGCCAAGCAGCTGCGCCGCGAGCTGGCCGAGACGGATCACCGCCACACGAATACCGAGAGCGATTCCGAGGTGCTGCTCAACGTGCTTGCGCACGAGCTCGCGCGCGCCAGCAGCGGCGCGCCGCTGCAGGTCGATGACGTGTTCGCCGCCGTGCGTGCGGTGCACAAGCGCCTCAAGGGCTCCTACGCCGTCGTGGCCCTGATCGCGGGCTACGGCCTGCTGGCCTTCCGCGACCCCTTCGGCATCCGCCCGCTGTGCCTGGGCCGCGGTGCCGACGGCACGGTGATGGTGGCCAGCGAGTCCGTGGCGCTCGAGGGCACGCTGCACCAGCTCGAGCGCGACGTGGCCCCCGGCGAGGCGGTGTTCGTGCACCTCGATGGCCGTATCGAGACCCGGCAATGCGCCGAGCAGCCAAGCCTGAACCCCTGCGTGTTCGAGTATGTCTATCTGGCGCGCCCCGACTCGGTCATGGACGGCATCTCGGTCTACCAGGCGCGCCTGAACATGGGCGAGACGCTGGCCAAGCGCGTGGTCTCCACCGTGCCGCCGAGCGAGATCGATGCCATCATCCCGATTCCCGAATCGAGCCGCCCGAGCGCTATGCAGCTCGCGCAGCTGCTGGGCATTCCGTATCGCGAGGGCTTCGTCAAGAACCGCTACGTGGGGCGCACCTTCATCATGCCGGGGCAGAGCACGCGCAAGAAGTCGGTGCGCCAGAAGCTCAACGCCATCGCCAGCGAATTCAAGGGCAAGCGCGTGCTGCTCGTCGACGACTCCATCGTGCGCGGCACCACCTCCAAGGAGATCGTGCAGATGGCGCGTGACGCGGGCGCCGTCAAGGTCTATCTGGCCTCGGCCGCGCCACCCGTGCGCCATCCCAACGTCTACGGCATCGACATGCCCACGCGCACCGAGCTCGTCGCGCACAACCGCACAGTCGAGGAGATCCGCCAGGTCATAGGCGCGGACGCCTTGATCTACCAGGACGTGGATGCCATGAAGCAGACCGTGGGCATGATCAATCCCAAGGTCCATGGCTTCGAGGCCTCGTGCTTCGACGGTGTGTACATCACCGGCGACATCTCCGACGAGGAGGTCACCGCCCTCAACGAGGGGCGCCAGCGCGGCGGCGAGGACGAGGCGGAGGACACCTCGCGCCTGTCCCTGCCCAATGCGCAGGAGTCGTGA
- a CDS encoding ArsC family reductase: MNSPTTIILYGIPNCDTVKKARAWLQDQGLACQFHDFKKQGVPAERLAGWMAAVGWEKLLNRQGTTWRRLDAAVQARAQDAESAAALMREHPSVIKRPVVEWSGTPTGRVTVGFKADAWRELAAGA; this comes from the coding sequence ATGAACAGCCCCACCACCATCATCCTCTACGGCATTCCCAACTGCGACACCGTCAAGAAGGCGCGCGCCTGGCTGCAGGACCAGGGACTGGCCTGCCAGTTCCACGACTTCAAGAAGCAGGGCGTTCCGGCCGAGCGCCTGGCCGGCTGGATGGCCGCCGTGGGCTGGGAGAAGCTGCTCAACCGCCAGGGCACGACCTGGCGCCGCCTGGACGCCGCCGTGCAGGCCCGCGCCCAGGACGCCGAAAGCGCCGCGGCCCTGATGCGCGAGCACCCCTCGGTCATCAAGCGTCCCGTGGTCGAATGGAGCGGCACGCCCACGGGCCGCGTGACCGTGGGCTTTAAGGCCGACGCATGGCGCGAGCTGGCCGCCGGCGCGTGA
- a CDS encoding winged helix-turn-helix transcriptional regulator, producing the protein MSSKENAAVFQLFEKLECRYALRVLWALRDGHPQTFRLLQDSVGGITPNTLNTRIKELREAGFLDHGSDGYIVTPSGQDLLKRLSDVQAFANRWSAARVKK; encoded by the coding sequence ATGAGCTCCAAAGAAAACGCCGCCGTCTTCCAGCTGTTCGAGAAGCTCGAATGCCGCTACGCGCTGCGCGTGCTGTGGGCCCTGCGCGACGGCCATCCGCAGACCTTCCGCCTGCTGCAGGACAGCGTGGGCGGCATCACGCCCAACACGCTCAACACCCGCATCAAGGAGCTCCGCGAGGCCGGCTTTCTCGATCATGGCAGCGACGGCTACATCGTCACGCCCTCGGGGCAGGACCTGCTCAAGCGCCTGTCCGACGTGCAGGCCTTTGCCAACCGCTGGTCAGCCGCGCGCGTCAAGAAGTAA